One window of Acanthochromis polyacanthus isolate Apoly-LR-REF ecotype Palm Island chromosome 19, KAUST_Apoly_ChrSc, whole genome shotgun sequence genomic DNA carries:
- the LOC110968139 gene encoding glucagon-like peptide 2 receptor, translating into MPTLLPPWHKRTKLLLSLVFIIVNHQVTGSLLESLIAKRTEYWENCNRTLATDALAKTGNFCKGTFDTFVCWPHSSPGNVSVPCPPYLPWISKDNTRRVHRECLENGRWRQMENSSEPWRNDSECQEDHYFKDKEDEMFRQTALRLISVIGYSLSLFSLTLATLLMGMLRKLHCTRNYIHMNLFMSFVLRAVAVISKEIILYIMYSNLPKDDPGWNSYSSSAIALMCKFSKVCMEYFVACNYFWLLVEAIFLHTLLFTAVLTKRRLLKKYMLLGWGTPIMFVTPWTVVKILYENTECWSIVNRWFWWIIRGPITLSVLVIFFIFIKILMLLLSKLKADQVKFTDYRYSLAKATLVLIPLLGIHEVVFTVLIDECVEGNSRYARNFINLTLSSFQGFLVAVLYCFANGEVQAELKKRWQLFLFANHFKVRTCIRGAPIKHLWKCTRGHRPQCSRQSDSYDEGGTLTTHPHMLQVAVHGGGGAAELEEVKGQGLKCCEATGLDFLTRKSLSSSDGEMTLGETMEEILEESEF; encoded by the exons ATGCCAACCCTGCTGCCACCCTGGCACAAGAGGACCAAACTCCTGCTCTCACTTGTCTTTATCATCGTCAACCACCAG GTGACAGGGTCATTGCTGGAAAGTCTGATAGCCAAACGGACTGAGTACTGGGAGAACTGCAACAGAACTCTGGCAACAGATGCACTCGCAAAAACTG GAAACTTCTGCAAAGGAACATTTGACACGTTCGTCTGTTGGCCCCATTCGTCTCCTGGGAACGTGTCGGTCCCCTGTCCTCCTTACTTACCTTGGATCAGCAAGG ACAACACCAGGAGGGTACACAGAGAGTGCTTGGAAAACGGGAGATGGCGACAGATGGAGAACTCCTCCGAGCCCTGGAGGAATGATTCTGAATGTCAGGAGGACCATTACTTTAAAGATAAG gaggATGAAATGTTTCGCCAGACAGCCCTGAGGCTCATCTCTGTCATTGGCTACTCCCTGTCCCTGTTCTCCCTCACACTGGCCACTCTGCTGATGGGCATGCTGAG GAAGCTTCACTGTACCAGGAACTACATCCACATGAATCTATTCATGTCATTCGTCCTGAGAGCTGTGGCCGTCATTTCTAAGGAAATCATTCTGTACATCATGTATTCCAACTTACCCAAGGACGATCCTGGGTGGAATTCCTATTCGAGCTCTGCG ATAGCGCTGATGTGCAAATTCTCAAAAGTGTGCATGGAATACTTTGTGGCCTGTAACTACTTCTGGCTCTTGGTGGAGGCCATCTTCCTTCACACGCTGCTCTTCACTGCTGTACTGACCAAGAGGCGCCTGTTGAAGAAATACATGCTGCTAGGATGGG GAACTCCCATCATGTTTGTGACGCCATGGACAGTGGTCAaaattttatatgaaaacacaGA ATGCTGGTCAATTGTGAACAGATGGTTCTGGTGGATAATAAGAGGCCCGATTACTTTATCAGTACTG GTAATTTTCTTCATATTCATCAAGattctgatgctgctgctgtccaaGCTGAAAGCAGATCAAGTTAAATTTACCGACTACAGATACAG CTTGGCCAAGGCAACACTAGTGCTGATTCCTCTGCTGGGAATCCATGAAGTGGTCTTCACTGTGCTGATAGATGAGTGTGTGGAGGGCAACAGTCGCTATGCCAGGAACTTTATCAACCTCACTCTCAGCTCTTTCCAG GGCTTCTTGGTAGCAGTGTTGTACTGTTTCGCTAATGGAGAG GTCCAAGCTGAACTAAAAAAGCGTTGGCAGCTTTTCTTGTTTGCCAACCACTTCAAGGTCCGAACCTGTATTCGAGGAGCACCAATCAAACATCTGTGGAAGTGCACCAGAGGACACCGGCCACAGTGCTCTCGGCAGAGTGACTCCTACGACGAGGGCGGCACTCTGACAACACACCCCCACATGCTACAGGTGGCTGTGCACGGAGGAGGTGGCGCTGCAGAACTAGAAGAGGTGAAAGGTCAGGGCCTGAAATGTTGTGAAGCCACAGGACTCGACTTTCTCACCAGGAAGAGTCTCTCCAGTAGCGATGGTGAGATGACACTTGGGGAGACCATGGAGGAGATTCTAGAGGAGAGCGAGTTCTGA
- the LOC127531031 gene encoding uncharacterized protein LOC127531031 isoform X1 codes for MNEIAHVFTTMVISCVVVGCTKRFEKGSGLKFHRIPISGERRWRWLQAINRKNWTPVSSRDRVCGSHFSSGSASNDPSDPDFVPHINMGYKPSSMLTPKEKDKRCKRVKTRAEEKIKVAQSRKDSSDAATILLELSTSTTNNLKAEDLDNDADDEDEKVPISDVHDACLGTISRLQLEKQQLMMEMGKLQEELWDARQKLQGCKFTDKFLEEGNRDSKTQFFTGMPSYGSFLWLLGCVRAMLPVSMTLSPGSILLLVLMKLRLNLVHQDLAYRFNVSRQTVTNIIAKSLPVIASELAFLVHWSSKEETIRNMPKVMKDTYKKCRVIIDCCEIFIERPGNFTAREMTWSNYKSHNTLKVLVAVAPCGSISFVSKCFGGRVSDKVITQRSGFLQLLEHGDLVLANHSFLIADDLAARGAQLAIPAFTRGKAQLSPKEIEIGRRLSPVRVHVQRAIERVKNFRVLSTTMRMNLVPQFDNIMTICSGISNLHKPLIA; via the exons atgaatgaaattgcacatgtatttaccacaatggtaatatcatgtgtagttgttggttgtacgaagcgttttgagaagggatcaggcttgaaatttcaccgaatacccatttcaggagagagaagatggcggtggcttcaggcCATCAACAGGAAGAATTggaccccagtaagcagcagagatcgtgtttgtggctcccacttttcttcag GTTCTGCTAGTAATGACCCCAGTGATCCTGACTTTGTGCCTCACATCAACATGGGCTATAAACCTTCATCGATGCTGACCCCCAAAGAAAAGGACAAGCGATGTAAGAGAGTAAAGACGCGAGCAGAAGAGAAGATAAAAGTTGCACAATCCAGGAAAGACAGCAGTGATGCTGCCACAATTCTCCTTGAGCTGTCAACCAGTACAACCAACAATCTAAAAGCCGAAGATTTGGATAACGATGccgatgatgaagatgagaagGTACCCATATCAG ATGTACATGATGCTTGTCTGGGGACAATCAGCAGGCTACAGCTGGAGAAGCAGCAGTTGATGATGGAGATGGGcaagctgcaggaggagctgtGGGATGCCAGGCAGAAACTACAGGGATGCAAGTTTACAGACAAGTTCTTGGAAGAAGGGAACAGGGACAGCAAGACCCAGTTCTTCACTGGGATGCCAAGTTATGGAAGTTTCCTATGGTTACTTGGGTGCGTCAGAGCAATGTTACCAGTGTCTATGACCCTGTCCCCCGGCTCTATCCTGCTTCTGGTCCTCATGAAACTTCGCCTCAATCTAGTTCATCAGGACTTGGCCTACCGATTTAATGTATCACGACAAACTGTGACTAACATCATTGCGAAATCTCTTCCTGTCATCGCAAGTGAGTTGGCTTTTCTTGTGCATTGGTCGTCAAAGGAGGAAACTATCAGGAACATGCCTAAAGTGATGAAAGACACTTATAAGAAATGTCGTGTGATCATCGATTGTTGTGAGATCTTTATCGAACGTCCTGGAAATTTTACAGCCCGAGAAATGACATGGTCAAACTATAAGAGTCACAACACTCTAAAGGTCCTGGTAGCAGTCGCGCCATGTGGATCCATTTCCTTTGTGTCTAAATGCTTTGGTGGGAGGGTTTCCGACAAGGTGATCACACAAAGGTCAGGATTCCTACAGTTACTGGAACATGGAGATCTGGTCTTGGCGAATCACAGCTTCCTGATCGCGGATGACTTGGCGGCACGTGGAGCACAGCTGGCGATACCAGCATTTACAAGAGGAAAGGCCCAACTAAGCCCAAAAGAAATCGAAATTGGAAGGAGACTGTCCCCTGTTCGAGTTCATGTGCAGCGTGCAATTGAACGTGTGAAGAACTTCAGAGTACTAAGCACTACCATGAGAATGAATCTTGTGCCTCAATTTGACAACATTATGACAATTTGCAGTGGCATTTCAAACCTCCATAAACCACTTATTGCCTGA
- the LOC127531031 gene encoding uncharacterized protein LOC127531031 isoform X3, translating into MMEMGKLQEELWDARQKLQGCKFTDKFLEEGNRDSKTQFFTGMPSYGSFLWLLGCVRAMLPVSMTLSPGSILLLVLMKLRLNLVHQDLAYRFNVSRQTVTNIIAKSLPVIASELAFLVHWSSKEETIRNMPKVMKDTYKKCRVIIDCCEIFIERPGNFTAREMTWSNYKSHNTLKVLVAVAPCGSISFVSKCFGGRVSDKVITQRSGFLQLLEHGDLVLANHSFLIADDLAARGAQLAIPAFTRGKAQLSPKEIEIGRRLSPVRVHVQRAIERVKNFRVLSTTMRMNLVPQFDNIMTICSGISNLHKPLIA; encoded by the coding sequence ATGATGGAGATGGGcaagctgcaggaggagctgtGGGATGCCAGGCAGAAACTACAGGGATGCAAGTTTACAGACAAGTTCTTGGAAGAAGGGAACAGGGACAGCAAGACCCAGTTCTTCACTGGGATGCCAAGTTATGGAAGTTTCCTATGGTTACTTGGGTGCGTCAGAGCAATGTTACCAGTGTCTATGACCCTGTCCCCCGGCTCTATCCTGCTTCTGGTCCTCATGAAACTTCGCCTCAATCTAGTTCATCAGGACTTGGCCTACCGATTTAATGTATCACGACAAACTGTGACTAACATCATTGCGAAATCTCTTCCTGTCATCGCAAGTGAGTTGGCTTTTCTTGTGCATTGGTCGTCAAAGGAGGAAACTATCAGGAACATGCCTAAAGTGATGAAAGACACTTATAAGAAATGTCGTGTGATCATCGATTGTTGTGAGATCTTTATCGAACGTCCTGGAAATTTTACAGCCCGAGAAATGACATGGTCAAACTATAAGAGTCACAACACTCTAAAGGTCCTGGTAGCAGTCGCGCCATGTGGATCCATTTCCTTTGTGTCTAAATGCTTTGGTGGGAGGGTTTCCGACAAGGTGATCACACAAAGGTCAGGATTCCTACAGTTACTGGAACATGGAGATCTGGTCTTGGCGAATCACAGCTTCCTGATCGCGGATGACTTGGCGGCACGTGGAGCACAGCTGGCGATACCAGCATTTACAAGAGGAAAGGCCCAACTAAGCCCAAAAGAAATCGAAATTGGAAGGAGACTGTCCCCTGTTCGAGTTCATGTGCAGCGTGCAATTGAACGTGTGAAGAACTTCAGAGTACTAAGCACTACCATGAGAATGAATCTTGTGCCTCAATTTGACAACATTATGACAATTTGCAGTGGCATTTCAAACCTCCATAAACCACTTATTGCCTGA
- the LOC127531031 gene encoding uncharacterized protein LOC127531031 isoform X2: MGYKPSSMLTPKEKDKRCKRVKTRAEEKIKVAQSRKDSSDAATILLELSTSTTNNLKAEDLDNDADDEDEKVPISDVHDACLGTISRLQLEKQQLMMEMGKLQEELWDARQKLQGCKFTDKFLEEGNRDSKTQFFTGMPSYGSFLWLLGCVRAMLPVSMTLSPGSILLLVLMKLRLNLVHQDLAYRFNVSRQTVTNIIAKSLPVIASELAFLVHWSSKEETIRNMPKVMKDTYKKCRVIIDCCEIFIERPGNFTAREMTWSNYKSHNTLKVLVAVAPCGSISFVSKCFGGRVSDKVITQRSGFLQLLEHGDLVLANHSFLIADDLAARGAQLAIPAFTRGKAQLSPKEIEIGRRLSPVRVHVQRAIERVKNFRVLSTTMRMNLVPQFDNIMTICSGISNLHKPLIA, from the exons ATGGGCTATAAACCTTCATCGATGCTGACCCCCAAAGAAAAGGACAAGCGATGTAAGAGAGTAAAGACGCGAGCAGAAGAGAAGATAAAAGTTGCACAATCCAGGAAAGACAGCAGTGATGCTGCCACAATTCTCCTTGAGCTGTCAACCAGTACAACCAACAATCTAAAAGCCGAAGATTTGGATAACGATGccgatgatgaagatgagaagGTACCCATATCAG ATGTACATGATGCTTGTCTGGGGACAATCAGCAGGCTACAGCTGGAGAAGCAGCAGTTGATGATGGAGATGGGcaagctgcaggaggagctgtGGGATGCCAGGCAGAAACTACAGGGATGCAAGTTTACAGACAAGTTCTTGGAAGAAGGGAACAGGGACAGCAAGACCCAGTTCTTCACTGGGATGCCAAGTTATGGAAGTTTCCTATGGTTACTTGGGTGCGTCAGAGCAATGTTACCAGTGTCTATGACCCTGTCCCCCGGCTCTATCCTGCTTCTGGTCCTCATGAAACTTCGCCTCAATCTAGTTCATCAGGACTTGGCCTACCGATTTAATGTATCACGACAAACTGTGACTAACATCATTGCGAAATCTCTTCCTGTCATCGCAAGTGAGTTGGCTTTTCTTGTGCATTGGTCGTCAAAGGAGGAAACTATCAGGAACATGCCTAAAGTGATGAAAGACACTTATAAGAAATGTCGTGTGATCATCGATTGTTGTGAGATCTTTATCGAACGTCCTGGAAATTTTACAGCCCGAGAAATGACATGGTCAAACTATAAGAGTCACAACACTCTAAAGGTCCTGGTAGCAGTCGCGCCATGTGGATCCATTTCCTTTGTGTCTAAATGCTTTGGTGGGAGGGTTTCCGACAAGGTGATCACACAAAGGTCAGGATTCCTACAGTTACTGGAACATGGAGATCTGGTCTTGGCGAATCACAGCTTCCTGATCGCGGATGACTTGGCGGCACGTGGAGCACAGCTGGCGATACCAGCATTTACAAGAGGAAAGGCCCAACTAAGCCCAAAAGAAATCGAAATTGGAAGGAGACTGTCCCCTGTTCGAGTTCATGTGCAGCGTGCAATTGAACGTGTGAAGAACTTCAGAGTACTAAGCACTACCATGAGAATGAATCTTGTGCCTCAATTTGACAACATTATGACAATTTGCAGTGGCATTTCAAACCTCCATAAACCACTTATTGCCTGA